CTTCAATGAGCTTGTTCTGTCCGGCCACGTAGCCGACGATGAGTGGAATGGAAGCCAAGTGACAAGGGCTGAAGAACACGCTGACCATGCCCCACAGAAAACTGCCGGCCATGGCTAGCCCCGTACCGCTGGTGATCCACATGTTCAGGGTAATAAAAAACTGGTCCATACAAATCCTATTTTGAGTTCTGAAAAACCCTATTTTGCTGTACGTTGAAAAACACCCAATTGCTGCGACACAGCAATTGGGTGTTTTTCAACGTACAGCTATTCAACACCGAGCTTGGCCATTTCAGCCTCAATGGACTTTTTGTCCATGAACCCGATATGGCGCTTCGCCTCGTTGCCGTTTTGATCGTAAAAGATCAGCGTGGGGATGACCCGGATGGCGTATTGGTCGATCAGTTCATAGTGGCGATGCAGGTCGATGAACACGATCGCCACCCGGCCCTCGTACTCCCGCTGGAGCTCCTCCCGAATGGGAACCATCATCCGACAGGGGACGCAGTTGACGGCTCCGAAACTGGCCACGGTGACCATGCCGGGCACAGGGATTTCAGGTGGCTCCACGGCCCAGGCCGCAACGGAAATGGTAATGCCGACCAGCAACACCGCAAGACCGTACCGGAAGGCCCAGGCTCCGGAACCGACGGCTTTCATCCGTGGTTGAAAGCGCTCAGGCTGAGATGAAAAGCGCATATTATCCGTTGATCCAGCCCAGCACGTCCTTCTTGCTCGGCACTTTGCCCATGGCCTTGACCTCTTCGTCCACCACCACGGCCGGTGTGCTGAATACGCCGTACTTCATGAATTCCTGCATATCCGTGACCTTCTCCACCTCAACGGCCTTGCCGGACTCGGCCACGGCTTCCCTGACGATCCGTTCCACTTCCGAGCACTTGGCGCAACCTGGTCCCAATACTTTGATGTTCATTCTTCGCTCCTTGTCCTGGTATTTGATTCAACGGTTCTTAAGTTAAGGGTGCCGCCCTTCGCGGCCTGACTTCCACACTCAACGCTGGTTCTTCCGCTCCCCGCAAAGCACGCAAGCGTGTTCCTCGACTCTGAGAGCATTGAAGCGGTCCACGCAGGCCAGAAAGCCACGTACGCATTCCATGCGTAAAGAATAATACACATTGGCCCCACGTTTTTCGTAGCCCACCACGCCGGCCTCCTTCAGCACGGACAAATGCTTGGACACGGTAGAGATGTCGGCTCCAACCAGTTCGCGAAGATCGCATACGCACTTTTCTCCACCAAGCAAGGCGTCCACCAGGAGAATTCGACTGGGGTGGCCCAACGCCTTGAAAATCTTGGATCGGAATTCGTGTCTGTGTCGCATGCGCATGTCCTCGAGTTTGGTATTTGGCAAAATAGCCAAATGTTTGCTCGGCGTCAACCGCAGGGTGTTGGTGCAGTCGCGCGCACGTTTCGGCAACACCGTGGCTTGCCCCACGCCGGCAGAGTGGTTCTTCTACCGGCGTGGGGGCTGTGTCTATATGCGCGTCTACTTCAGCAACAGTAACAGTAACATGCCCACGGGCACGATCCAGGCTACAGCGAGGGCGGGGATGAGGATTTTTTGGAAGCGGAGCAGCAGGCGGGTTTGTTTGAGGGTTTCCGGATCGGCTAGGTCCGCGAGCAGGGCCCCGATCTCCGGGGCGGACTTTTCCAGGCGATCCATGGTGTCCTTGGGCATGGATTCGTACATTTTGGCCATGACGTCCACGGTCTGCGCGGCTGATCGGAAATATCCCTTCTGCTCCCATTCCGTGGCCCGCTCGATATAGTCCATCATCAGGCCGCGCAAGGTGTCGTAGGACTCCTTGCCCAGCTCGGCCACGGCTTCCAACTGGCGCATGGCGTAGTTGATGTTGTGAATGTTCTTCAGAAACAGGATCAGCATCTGCCGCAGCTCCCGTCCGTCCACCTGGACGTTTTCCAGCTCCAACTCCTCCTGCAGGGAGAACATCGCGGCATTGCCCACGATATTCAGGTCTCTGGCCAAATCCTGGGCCATTTCGTTGCGGCTTATCATTTGCCTGGCCATGGAGGAGATATCGTCCAGTTTGCGTTCCAGGGAGGTCAACGTTTCCATGTGTTGTTCCACGGTCATGATCCACCTCCTCTAAGCCGTGACCGAGGTCGGCATTTCCTTGCCGGCCATGGTCATGAATGGGGAAACCGGAAGATCTTTGCCCTTGAGCAGGAGATGCCAGTAGGCCCACCGGAACATCATCTTGCCGTAGTGGTTCATCTTGGTCTCCTTAAGCAGGGTGAAAGGCCCGGCCCCGGGCAGGGGGAATTTCCCGGGCAATGGTTCCTGTGTATAATTGAAGTCGATAAGCAGGGCCTTGCCGAATCCGGACTCGATGAAGCAATTGGAATGCCCATCAAACTTGGGCAGGGGTTCCAGACCGTCCAGGTAGCGCAGGATGTTTTCGATCAGGATTTCGCTTTCAAAGTGGGCCACGGAGCCGGCCTTGGACGTGGGCACATTGGTGGCGTCGCCGATGACGAAGATATCCTGAAAGTTCTTGCTCTGCAGCGTGTGGTTGTCCGTGGGCACCCAGCCCAGGGGATCGCCCATCTCCGAATCGATGATGAACTGCGCGCCCTTCATGGTCGGGATGGAGACCAGCAGGTCGAAGTCGATCTCCCGCTTGTCGTGGGAGACGATGCGCTTTTTCTCGTTGTCCACGTGGCTCAGGGCGAAATCCGGCATGATCTTGATGTTTTTTTCTTCGCAGACGTATTTCAGGGTCTGGGAGGCCAGAGGCTTGGTGAACGGACCGCTCAAGGGCGTGGCAAAGGTGATTTCCACCTTGTCCCGGATGCCCCGCTCATGGAAAAACCAGTCCGCGAGCATCACGAATTCCGGAGGGGCCACCGGACATTTCACCGGCATCTCGGCCACGTTGAGCACGATCCTGCCGCCCTTGAAGGAGCGCATGGCCTGCTGCAGCTTCAAGGCACCGTCCAGGGTGTAGAAGTCGAAGATGGATTTTTGCCAATTCGGACCGAGCAACCCTTCGTTTTCCGTGGGATCACAGCGCGAACCGCTGGCAATGATCAGCAGGTCGTAGTCAATGGTGCCCTTCTTCATTACCACCTTCTTGGCATCAGGGTCCACCTTTTCGATCTTGGAGACGATGAATTTGGCCTCGGAGGGCAGAAATACGTCCCGAGGCTTAAGTACGTCCTCCTTGGACCGATACATGCTGAAGGGGAGAAACAGCAAACCGGGTTGGTAGAGATGGACGCGGTCCTCATCGACAATGGTCACGCTGATCTTGTTCTGGTCGATTTCCGTGCGCAGGTTCTCGCACAGCCGGTTGGCCATCATTGTGCCGGCGGTCCCGGCTCCGAGAATGACGATTTTCCTCATGAGCGCACCTCCTGGTGTGTTTGTGTGAGGTGGAAATGGATGCGGCGTAGACTCTGCCAAAGAGCACCTGTCGCATGGCAACGGATAGAGGTGTGGCTGAAGGTGACGACCAGCGGAGACGAATTGGTGATTTGTCTCCGCTGGTCGCCAGTTGGAAGAATGCGTGAGGGACGAAAATTAAACTTTTACCAATTTGACCTGGCTTTGGTAGAATACCGCGCTACCGCCGACCACGTCACTGAGAGTGGTGTTCCCAAGGATCGGGTCCACGCGCATGGCCGCGTTGGCGTGAAAACCTTTGCCGCGGCGACTATCCATCGTGATGGCCTTTCCGTCGATTTCAAAGGGCTGAGAGCCTTGCGCCCAGTGACCATGGCCCAGGGAAAAGGCCACTACTCCGGGCCGGATGCCTTCCATGGCCTTGACTTTGCCCTGCATCGGGATGGTCGTGCCGTTGCCCAGATCCCAGATTCCTGCGGTGTTGGTGGCGGAAACCACACGCACAATATCTCCGTTTTGCAGACCCATCCGCCGGGCGTCCGAATTCGATATCTCCACGAAGTTCTCCGGGTAGACCGCATTCAGCCAGTAGTTGCCTATGGTCCGGCTCTTGGTCTGGGTGATGAACTTGTAGGTGATCAGCGTCATGTCGTACCCGGCGGCCCGATCGTCGATCAGGTTCCCGGCGCAGTCCGTGGGGCCGGGGATGTAAGCCGCATATGGGACGTAGGTTTCACCGGTCATGGAATGCTTTGTGGTTGCCAGCTTCTCGAAGTACAATCCGAGCATCTTGTCGTACTTGTTCACCAGTTGCTCGTTTTTGTACGCCTCGGCATAGCCCTGAAAGCGTCCACCGCGATTGAGCACGTAGACCACGTACGGCCAAGCTTTCTCGCCTACCACCTGCTTCCACCGCTCATAGTCGTAAACGGTTTTAGGCAGGTGTCGCCGCGATTCCTTGAAGATGCGAATTTCCTCTTCGTCGGCGGGAGGCAGTTTGTCAGAGCCGTCCGCCGCATCTCCGTACGCCACGTTGGCCACCATGCGCAGATAAAGGTCCTCCTCGCGCTTCATGTGCCCGCCGGGACCGAAGATATCTTCTCCATATCCAGGAACTCCCAGTTTCTCAGCAAAGGCCAGGATCATGGATTCCATGTTCATGGGCATTTCCTCGCCGAAAACAGTGACCGTCGGCGTCAGCGGCGCGGCCACGGGTTGGCGGATGGGGAAAACCTTGGGGGCTACGGAAGGGTGCGTCCCTGGAAATTCCCAGCGCTCCAGATAGGTCGTGTCCGGAAAAATATAGTCCGCGTACATGCTCGTCTCACCGATGATGATGTCCGAGGCGATGAAAAGAGGTATTTTGTCAGTATTCTTGAGGATCTCGTTCAAAGTGTGGCCTGATGGAAGGGCGTAGTTTGGCGCACCCATGTACAGCAACAGCGCTTTTATCGGATAGGGATACTTGTCTCCGATGCTGGGAATGACCTCCTGATAGATGTCCGTGGCAAAGGGATACCAGGTCCGCTTGGCCGGGTAGCCTTCAAAAAGCGTACTCTTTTCGTATTCCGCGCTGTGGCGGATGATGTTCAGGCCAAAGGCCCTGATCCCTCCGGCATATTGCTTGGTCACATCGAACGGCTTGCCTGGGCGGTTGCCCGTTCGGTTGTACTGCACGGGCTGACAAAGTCCGCCCTGCCAGCCGGTGTTGCCGATCAGAGCGTTGACCACGTACCAGGCGCAGACATTGTAAAAACCATTGGTATGCTGGGACACGCCCCGGTGCAGGTCGGCCACTGCCTTTTTTCCGTGACTGGTGAATTCCTTGGCGATGTCCACCACGTCCACGGTGTTGACCCCGGCCAGTTCGCACCATTCGTCAATGGTTCGGGCCTTGGCCTCCTCGTGGATGATCTGCAGGACGCTTTTCACTCGAATACCGTTTTCCAGGACCGCGTCCACGAACAACTCGCCTTCGACCGGCGTGCTCTCGTCATTGGGGTCAAAAGACGTGTAAACGGGACCGGCCTTGGTGATGAACGTATCAAATTCCCAGGTACTCTCATCTTTTTTGGCCCGGTTTTCCGTGGGTCGCCCCAGGTCCGAGCCGCGCAGGAACGTGCCGGGTTTGCCTTCGGCGTCGATCTTTACCAGCCAGGCGGCCTGGCT
The sequence above is drawn from the Desulfonatronum sp. SC1 genome and encodes:
- a CDS encoding molybdopterin-dependent oxidoreductase translates to MPKHYKKHEELEQPQGGRMDRRDFMKYTALLGGSAAIAGAGLQVIDSAVTPDARAADIQNNAYEHYKPENQLYSCCQQCNTNCGIKVKIRDGRIEKIDGNPYSPWCMTPQIPENTPISEAALIEGSLCPKGQAGIQTMYDPYRIVQVLKRVGNRGANKWKSIPFEQAVQEVVDGGDLFGEGHVEGLKDIVVLRDPAIAKALADDAKQVVDKIMTIGDYKTKHAADLHYLIDPDHPDMGPKNNQFCFNWGRIKNGRGDLIKDFFSKACGSVNYHGHTTVCQGSLYFAGTQMSDQFVEGRFTGGSKFYWQADTGNAEFCIFVGANPFEANYGPPLRVQKVTEGTVDGRMKIAVIDPRCSKTASRAWKWLPVEPVNGVPAIAMAMIQWIIDNNRFDARYLANANKAASRQDNEPTWSQAAWLVKIDAEGKPGTFLRGSDLGRPTENRAKKDESTWEFDTFITKAGPVYTSFDPNDESTPVEGELFVDAVLENGIRVKSVLQIIHEEAKARTIDEWCELAGVNTVDVVDIAKEFTSHGKKAVADLHRGVSQHTNGFYNVCAWYVVNALIGNTGWQGGLCQPVQYNRTGNRPGKPFDVTKQYAGGIRAFGLNIIRHSAEYEKSTLFEGYPAKRTWYPFATDIYQEVIPSIGDKYPYPIKALLLYMGAPNYALPSGHTLNEILKNTDKIPLFIASDIIIGETSMYADYIFPDTTYLERWEFPGTHPSVAPKVFPIRQPVAAPLTPTVTVFGEEMPMNMESMILAFAEKLGVPGYGEDIFGPGGHMKREEDLYLRMVANVAYGDAADGSDKLPPADEEEIRIFKESRRHLPKTVYDYERWKQVVGEKAWPYVVYVLNRGGRFQGYAEAYKNEQLVNKYDKMLGLYFEKLATTKHSMTGETYVPYAAYIPGPTDCAGNLIDDRAAGYDMTLITYKFITQTKSRTIGNYWLNAVYPENFVEISNSDARRMGLQNGDIVRVVSATNTAGIWDLGNGTTIPMQGKVKAMEGIRPGVVAFSLGHGHWAQGSQPFEIDGKAITMDSRRGKGFHANAAMRVDPILGNTTLSDVVGGSAVFYQSQVKLVKV
- a CDS encoding thioredoxin family protein, whose amino-acid sequence is MNIKVLGPGCAKCSEVERIVREAVAESGKAVEVEKVTDMQEFMKYGVFSTPAVVVDEEVKAMGKVPSKKDVLGWING
- a CDS encoding helix-turn-helix transcriptional regulator, whose translation is MRHRHEFRSKIFKALGHPSRILLVDALLGGEKCVCDLRELVGADISTVSKHLSVLKEAGVVGYEKRGANVYYSLRMECVRGFLACVDRFNALRVEEHACVLCGERKNQR
- a CDS encoding NAD(P)/FAD-dependent oxidoreductase; this encodes MRKIVILGAGTAGTMMANRLCENLRTEIDQNKISVTIVDEDRVHLYQPGLLFLPFSMYRSKEDVLKPRDVFLPSEAKFIVSKIEKVDPDAKKVVMKKGTIDYDLLIIASGSRCDPTENEGLLGPNWQKSIFDFYTLDGALKLQQAMRSFKGGRIVLNVAEMPVKCPVAPPEFVMLADWFFHERGIRDKVEITFATPLSGPFTKPLASQTLKYVCEEKNIKIMPDFALSHVDNEKKRIVSHDKREIDFDLLVSIPTMKGAQFIIDSEMGDPLGWVPTDNHTLQSKNFQDIFVIGDATNVPTSKAGSVAHFESEILIENILRYLDGLEPLPKFDGHSNCFIESGFGKALLIDFNYTQEPLPGKFPLPGAGPFTLLKETKMNHYGKMMFRWAYWHLLLKGKDLPVSPFMTMAGKEMPTSVTA
- a CDS encoding co-chaperone YbbN, coding for MRFSSQPERFQPRMKAVGSGAWAFRYGLAVLLVGITISVAAWAVEPPEIPVPGMVTVASFGAVNCVPCRMMVPIREELQREYEGRVAIVFIDLHRHYELIDQYAIRVIPTLIFYDQNGNEAKRHIGFMDKKSIEAEMAKLGVE